In one window of Macadamia integrifolia cultivar HAES 741 chromosome 2, SCU_Mint_v3, whole genome shotgun sequence DNA:
- the LOC122093605 gene encoding transcription factor bHLH148-like (The sequence of the model RefSeq protein was modified relative to this genomic sequence to represent the inferred CDS: added 67 bases not found in genome assembly), whose translation MASPLILNPETNTERSRESKKKRKKKPSNPSQNQNQNQTRWRSPAEQQNYSSKLIEALRQVRRNPSPSPLGTVASSSSSSSSSTTSDSPCPAESSIPRGGRAVREAADRALAVAAKGRTRWSRAILTNRLKLKFKKRKQRLPISDNCRSKRRREISILALKKDKKLPTVQRKVRVLGSLVPGCRKLPFPDLLEEATDYIAALEMQVRAMTTLTQLLSVAGGSPPSSGPSTLDRLGSTQS comes from the coding sequence ATGGCGTCGCCTCTGATCTTGAATCCCGAAACGAATACCGAGAGATCTCGAGAGtccaaaaagaagaggaagaagaaacctTCAAATCCAAGCCAAAACCAGAATCAGAACCAGACGAGATGGAGGTCGCCAGCCGAACAACAGAATTATTCTTCCAAACTCATCGAAGCTCTGCGCCAAGTTCGCCGGAATCCTTCACCTTCACCCTTGGGAACAGtggcatcttcttcttcttcctcttcatcttctactacttctgattctccttGTCCAGCAGAATCATCAATCCCGCGCGGAGGCCGTGCCGTAagagaagcagccgacagagCCTTAGCCGTAGCAGCCAAGGGAAGAACGAGATGGAGCCGAGCGATCCTGACGAACAGGCTTAAATTGAAGTTCAAGAAGAGGAAACAGAGACTACCTATTTCCGACAACTGTAGATCCAAGAGACGACGGGAGATCAGCATCCTCGCCTTGAAGAAAGACAAGAAGTTACCGACGGTTCAACGAAAGGTTCGTGTCCTTGGAAGCTTAGTCCCAGGCTGCCGGAAACTCCCCTTCCCTGACCTCCTCGAAGAAGCCACAGATTACATAGCTGCCTTGGAGATGCAGGTCAGAGCCATGACCACTCTCACCCAACTTCTCTCCGT